The proteins below are encoded in one region of Pseudonocardia sp. DSM 110487:
- a CDS encoding 3-hydroxyacyl-CoA dehydrogenase family protein, whose product MREFRTVGVVGLGTMGAGIVEVFARNGLQVLAAEVDAEAVERGRAHLETSTARAVGRGKLTQEAADELLGRITTTTSLADLAEADLVVEAVPEHLDLKAHVLGELDRVCRPDVILASNTSSLSVTELAVHTGRPGKVLGMHFFNPAPVQKLVELVRTVVTEPDVIEDARAFVASLDKVPVVIGDRAGFIANALLFGYLNHAARMYEERYATREDLDAAMRYGCGYPMGPLALLDLIGLDTSYEILDTMYRQSRNPLHAPAPILKQMTTAGLLGRKSGRGFYTYAKPHSSEVVPDALTPGSKIPADVPVREVQRVGVVGTGTMASGIVEVFAKAGFDVVVRGRSESKVEGAVAGIRKSLDKAVVRGKIEEPERDATLSRITTTTRLEDLADVDLVVEAVAEELDVKRAVFAALDEICKPGAILATTTSSLPVVECAAATTRQQDVLGLHFFNPAPVMKLVEVVSTITTSADATATGIALCERLGKVPVSCGDRAGFIVNALLFPYLNDAVKMLEAHYATADDIDAAMKTGCALPMGPFELLDVVGLDVSLAIERTLYHEFRLSGFAPAPLLEHLVTAGRLGRKTGHGFRDYNGR is encoded by the coding sequence GTGCGCGAGTTCCGGACGGTCGGGGTTGTCGGCCTGGGCACGATGGGAGCGGGCATCGTCGAGGTGTTCGCCCGCAACGGTCTGCAGGTGCTCGCCGCCGAGGTCGACGCCGAGGCCGTCGAGCGCGGGCGGGCCCACCTGGAGACGTCCACCGCGCGAGCGGTCGGGCGCGGCAAGCTGACTCAGGAGGCCGCCGACGAGCTGCTCGGCCGCATCACCACCACCACGTCGCTCGCCGATCTCGCCGAGGCCGACCTGGTGGTCGAGGCGGTGCCCGAGCACCTGGACCTGAAGGCACACGTCCTCGGCGAGCTGGACCGCGTGTGCCGGCCCGACGTGATCCTCGCGTCCAACACCTCCTCGTTGTCGGTCACCGAGCTGGCCGTGCACACCGGCAGGCCCGGCAAGGTCCTCGGGATGCACTTCTTCAACCCGGCGCCGGTGCAGAAGCTCGTGGAGCTCGTCCGCACCGTCGTCACCGAGCCCGACGTGATCGAGGACGCCCGCGCGTTCGTCGCGTCGCTCGACAAGGTGCCGGTCGTCATCGGCGACCGCGCCGGGTTCATCGCCAACGCGCTGCTGTTCGGCTACCTCAACCACGCCGCGCGGATGTACGAGGAGCGCTACGCCACCCGAGAGGACCTCGACGCCGCGATGCGCTACGGCTGCGGCTACCCCATGGGCCCGCTGGCGCTGCTCGACCTCATCGGGCTGGACACCTCGTACGAGATCCTCGACACGATGTACCGGCAGTCGCGCAACCCGCTGCACGCGCCGGCACCGATCCTGAAGCAGATGACCACCGCGGGCCTGCTCGGTCGCAAGAGCGGGCGGGGCTTCTACACGTACGCCAAGCCGCACAGCTCCGAGGTGGTGCCGGACGCGCTCACCCCGGGCTCGAAGATCCCGGCCGACGTTCCGGTGCGCGAGGTGCAGCGGGTCGGCGTGGTCGGCACGGGCACGATGGCGTCGGGCATCGTCGAGGTCTTCGCGAAGGCCGGGTTCGACGTCGTGGTGCGCGGGCGCAGTGAGTCGAAGGTCGAGGGCGCGGTCGCCGGCATCCGCAAGTCGCTGGACAAGGCAGTGGTGCGGGGCAAGATCGAGGAGCCGGAGCGGGACGCCACGCTCTCGCGGATCACCACCACCACGCGGCTGGAGGACCTCGCCGACGTCGACCTCGTGGTCGAGGCCGTCGCAGAGGAGCTCGACGTCAAGCGGGCCGTGTTCGCCGCATTGGACGAGATCTGCAAGCCGGGCGCGATCCTCGCCACCACCACGTCGTCGCTGCCCGTCGTCGAGTGCGCGGCGGCCACGACCCGCCAGCAGGACGTGCTCGGCCTGCACTTCTTCAACCCGGCGCCGGTGATGAAGCTGGTGGAGGTGGTCTCCACGATCACCACCTCCGCCGACGCCACCGCCACCGGCATCGCGCTGTGCGAGCGGCTCGGCAAGGTCCCCGTCTCGTGCGGGGACCGGGCCGGTTTCATCGTCAACGCGCTGCTCTTCCCGTACCTGAACGACGCGGTGAAGATGCTGGAGGCGCACTACGCCACCGCCGACGACATCGACGCGGCGATGAAGACCGGCTGCGCCCTGCCGATGGGTCCGTTCGAGCTGCTCGACGTGGTGGGTCTGGATGTGTCGCTGGCCATCGAGCGCACGCTCTACCACGAGTTCCGGCTCTCCGGGTTCGCGCCGGCGCCGCTGCTGGAACACCTGGTGACGGCCGGGCGGCTGGGTCGCAAGACCGGTCACGGATTCCGGGACTACAACGGTCGCTGA
- the mce gene encoding methylmalonyl-CoA epimerase — protein MGEHTVLAVDHVGIAVADLDAAIEWYASTFGLVATHTETNEEQGVREAMLSAPGDSGAAIQLLAPLRADSAIAKFLDRSGPGIQQLAYRVTDVDASCEALRAKGLRLLYDEPRRGTAGSRINFVHPKDAGGVLVELVQPSEQH, from the coding sequence ATGGGAGAACACACGGTCCTCGCGGTCGACCACGTCGGGATCGCGGTGGCGGACCTCGACGCGGCGATCGAGTGGTACGCCTCCACTTTCGGCCTGGTGGCGACGCACACCGAGACCAACGAGGAGCAGGGCGTCCGGGAGGCAATGCTGTCCGCCCCCGGCGACTCCGGCGCGGCCATCCAGCTGCTGGCCCCGCTGCGCGCGGACTCCGCCATCGCGAAGTTCCTCGACCGCAGCGGCCCCGGCATCCAGCAGCTGGCTTATCGGGTGACTGACGTCGACGCGAGCTGCGAGGCCCTGCGCGCGAAGGGCCTGCGCCTGCTCTACGACGAACCGCGCCGCGGCACGGCGGGATCGCGCATCAACTTCGTGCACCCGAAGGACGCCGGCGGCGTGCTCGTGGAACTGGTTCAGCCCTCTGAGCAGCACTGA
- a CDS encoding sortase domain-bontaining protein encodes MRLLVGLGALAVLLVGGCSAPAAEAPVPPPQAPPAPVVADPVSVSIPKLGVESDLIDLGLNPDGSVQVPPVEHPEIAGWYAGEKIDVDGDETKPGQRGSAVIAAHVDGLTPTGQKGQPGLFARLSTLVPGDEVLVEQGGDNRLRFVVESVESFKKDEFPGQRVYLADDAIRLNLITCGGAFDERTGHYVDNTVAFAKLAP; translated from the coding sequence GTGAGACTCCTCGTCGGGCTCGGGGCACTCGCCGTCCTCCTGGTCGGCGGGTGCTCCGCCCCGGCCGCCGAGGCGCCCGTCCCGCCGCCGCAGGCGCCGCCGGCGCCCGTGGTGGCCGACCCGGTGTCGGTGTCGATCCCGAAGCTCGGTGTCGAGTCCGATCTGATCGACCTGGGCCTCAACCCGGACGGTTCCGTTCAGGTGCCGCCGGTGGAGCATCCGGAGATCGCCGGGTGGTACGCGGGCGAGAAGATCGACGTGGACGGCGACGAGACGAAGCCGGGCCAGCGCGGTTCGGCTGTGATCGCCGCCCACGTGGACGGGCTGACGCCGACCGGTCAGAAGGGGCAGCCTGGCCTGTTCGCCCGCCTGTCGACGCTCGTGCCGGGCGATGAGGTTCTCGTCGAGCAGGGCGGCGACAACCGTCTGCGGTTCGTCGTCGAGTCGGTGGAGTCGTTCAAGAAGGATGAGTTCCCGGGGCAGCGGGTCTACCTCGCCGACGACGCGATCCGGCTGAACCTGATCACCTGCGGTGGTGCGTTCGACGAGAGGACCGGCCACTACGTGGACAACACCGTGGCCTTCGCGAAGCTGGCGCCCTAG
- a CDS encoding nuclear transport factor 2 family protein, with translation MTDRQDIENLVQRLAACLDDGRFDDMKSLFTVDATARTPGGTAEGRDALIAQAARNHTPDTATQHLLGGLLIELTEDTASVRANALVTFADRADGRPELTMGEVYRFSVSRTGEGWRLTRVETAPTWRTRGSAAPAA, from the coding sequence GTGACCGATCGACAGGACATTGAGAACCTCGTGCAGCGCCTCGCGGCCTGCCTGGACGACGGCCGGTTCGACGACATGAAGTCGCTCTTCACAGTCGACGCGACGGCCAGAACGCCCGGCGGCACCGCGGAGGGACGCGATGCCCTGATCGCGCAGGCAGCCCGCAATCACACCCCCGACACGGCAACCCAGCACCTCCTCGGCGGCCTCCTGATCGAGCTCACTGAGGACACGGCCTCCGTCCGCGCGAACGCCCTCGTGACTTTCGCCGACCGAGCCGACGGACGGCCGGAGCTCACGATGGGCGAGGTGTACCGCTTCTCGGTCAGCCGTACGGGCGAGGGCTGGCGCCTGACGAGAGTGGAGACGGCGCCCACCTGGCGGACGCGGGGGAGCGCAGCGCCGGCGGCGTAA
- a CDS encoding aldehyde dehydrogenase family protein: MTATEAPAPVTFESLDPRTGDVVGTHPVHDEAAVRAAVARAASGAAWWDGIGAAERKRLLAAWRAVLVRKLDDLAGVVVEETGKPIDDARLELVLAIDHLDWAARHAEKVLGRRKVAPGLLMGNQAASVTYRPYGVIGVIGPWNYPVFTPMGSIAYALAAGNAVVFKPSELTPGVGVALADTFAEIVDGRPVLQVVTGFGETGAALCRAPGVGKVAFTGSTATGKRVMAACAESLTPVLVECGGKDAMIVDADADLDAAADAAVWGGMSNAGQTCAGVERVYVLDAVAEEFTAKVVAKSRGLHAGSGGAYGPMTMPAQVDVVRRHVDDALARGGRAVVGGAESVHPPFVEPVVIVDVPEDSCAVTEETFGPLLVVNRVPDVDEAVRRANATAYGLGASVFSRARGEEIAGRLRCGMVAVNGVISFAGIPGLPFGGVGDSGFGRIHGEDGLREFARPQAVASQRFPLPVPVTSFSRSARTMKALIGLVRVRHGR, encoded by the coding sequence ATGACCGCCACCGAAGCGCCTGCCCCGGTGACCTTCGAGTCCCTCGATCCGCGCACCGGCGACGTCGTCGGCACGCATCCGGTGCACGACGAGGCGGCGGTGCGCGCCGCGGTGGCCCGGGCGGCATCGGGTGCCGCGTGGTGGGACGGGATCGGCGCCGCCGAGCGCAAGCGACTGTTGGCCGCCTGGCGTGCGGTGCTCGTGCGCAAGCTCGACGACCTGGCCGGCGTGGTGGTCGAGGAGACCGGCAAGCCGATCGACGACGCGCGCCTCGAGCTCGTCCTCGCGATCGACCACCTCGACTGGGCCGCCAGGCACGCCGAGAAGGTGCTCGGCCGCCGCAAGGTCGCTCCGGGCCTGCTGATGGGCAACCAGGCGGCGAGCGTGACCTACCGGCCGTACGGCGTGATCGGCGTGATCGGGCCCTGGAACTACCCGGTGTTCACGCCGATGGGCTCGATCGCCTACGCGCTGGCGGCGGGCAACGCCGTGGTGTTCAAGCCGAGCGAGCTCACCCCTGGCGTCGGCGTCGCGCTCGCCGACACGTTCGCCGAGATCGTCGACGGCCGCCCGGTGCTGCAGGTCGTCACCGGGTTCGGGGAGACGGGCGCCGCCCTCTGCCGCGCCCCGGGCGTCGGGAAGGTCGCTTTCACCGGCTCGACCGCCACCGGCAAGCGCGTGATGGCCGCGTGCGCGGAGAGCCTGACACCGGTGCTCGTCGAATGCGGCGGCAAGGACGCGATGATCGTCGACGCCGATGCGGATCTCGACGCGGCGGCCGACGCGGCCGTGTGGGGCGGCATGTCGAACGCAGGCCAGACGTGCGCGGGCGTGGAGCGGGTCTACGTGCTCGACGCGGTCGCCGAGGAGTTCACCGCGAAGGTCGTGGCGAAATCCAGGGGGCTGCACGCCGGATCGGGCGGCGCGTACGGACCGATGACGATGCCGGCGCAGGTCGACGTCGTGCGTCGGCACGTCGACGACGCGCTGGCCCGCGGCGGGCGTGCCGTCGTCGGCGGGGCGGAGTCGGTGCACCCGCCGTTCGTGGAGCCGGTCGTGATCGTCGACGTCCCCGAGGACAGCTGCGCGGTCACCGAGGAGACGTTCGGGCCGCTGCTCGTGGTCAACCGCGTGCCGGACGTCGACGAGGCGGTGCGGCGGGCCAACGCCACCGCGTACGGCCTGGGTGCCTCCGTGTTCTCCCGTGCGCGTGGCGAGGAGATCGCGGGGCGGCTGCGCTGCGGCATGGTCGCCGTCAACGGAGTGATCTCGTTCGCCGGCATTCCGGGCCTCCCCTTCGGGGGAGTGGGCGACTCGGGCTTCGGGCGCATCCACGGCGAGGACGGGCTGCGCGAGTTCGCCCGCCCGCAGGCCGTGGCCAGCCAGCGGTTCCCGCTTCCCGTGCCCGTCACCAGCTTCTCCCGGAGCGCCCGCACCATGAAAGCCCTGATCGGGCTCGTGCGGGTTCGTCACGGGAGGTAG
- the ccrA gene encoding crotonyl-CoA carboxylase/reductase, with the protein MQEIRDAILAEQFDAVPGLDVPDHYRGVTVHADEAEMFAGIPTREKDPRKSLHLDEVATPELGPGEAIVAVMASAINYNTVWTSIFEPMPTFGFLRRYGRVSELTKRHDLPYHVVGSDLAGVVLRTGPGVTRWKPGDRVVAHCLSVELESPDGHDDTMLDPEQRIWGFETNFGGLAELALVKSNQLMPKPAHLTWEEAACPGLVNSTAYRQLVSRHGAAMKQGDTVLIWGASGGLGSYATQYALNGGAIPVCVVSSPQKAEICRRMGAELIIDRTAEAYRFWKDEHTQDPREWKRFGARIRELTGGDDPDIVFEHPGRETFGASVYVARKGGTIVTCASTSGYEHSYDNRYLWMNLKRIIGSHFANYRESFEANRLIDKALIHPTLSKVYPLDETGQAALDVHTNSHQGKVGVLTLAPREGLGVTDPEKRARHVDAINRFRGV; encoded by the coding sequence GTGCAGGAAATCCGCGACGCCATCCTCGCCGAGCAGTTCGACGCCGTCCCTGGACTGGACGTGCCCGACCACTACCGGGGCGTCACGGTGCACGCCGACGAGGCGGAGATGTTCGCCGGCATCCCCACGCGTGAGAAGGATCCACGCAAGAGCCTCCACCTCGACGAGGTGGCGACGCCCGAGCTGGGCCCCGGCGAGGCGATCGTTGCGGTGATGGCGAGCGCCATCAACTACAACACGGTCTGGACCTCGATCTTCGAACCCATGCCGACCTTCGGTTTCCTGCGCCGCTACGGGCGGGTGTCCGAGCTGACGAAGCGCCACGACCTGCCCTATCACGTGGTGGGCTCCGACCTCGCGGGCGTCGTCCTTCGCACGGGCCCCGGCGTCACCCGCTGGAAGCCGGGCGATCGAGTGGTGGCGCACTGCCTGTCCGTCGAGCTGGAGAGCCCAGACGGGCACGACGACACGATGCTCGACCCGGAGCAGCGCATCTGGGGCTTCGAGACCAACTTCGGAGGGCTCGCGGAGCTCGCACTGGTCAAGTCCAACCAGCTGATGCCCAAGCCCGCCCACCTGACCTGGGAGGAGGCGGCCTGCCCCGGCCTGGTCAACTCCACCGCGTACCGCCAGCTCGTCTCCCGGCACGGCGCGGCCATGAAGCAGGGCGACACGGTCCTGATCTGGGGCGCGTCGGGCGGGCTCGGTTCGTATGCAACCCAGTACGCGCTGAACGGGGGCGCGATCCCGGTCTGCGTGGTCTCGTCACCGCAGAAGGCCGAGATCTGCCGGCGCATGGGTGCCGAGCTGATCATCGACCGCACCGCGGAGGCCTATCGGTTCTGGAAGGACGAGCACACCCAGGACCCGCGGGAGTGGAAACGCTTCGGCGCGCGGATCCGCGAGCTCACCGGCGGTGACGACCCGGACATCGTCTTCGAGCACCCGGGCCGCGAGACGTTCGGCGCGAGCGTCTACGTCGCGCGCAAGGGCGGCACGATCGTCACCTGCGCGTCCACGTCGGGCTACGAGCACAGCTACGACAACCGCTACCTCTGGATGAACCTCAAGCGGATCATCGGGTCGCATTTCGCCAACTACCGCGAGTCGTTCGAGGCCAACCGGCTGATCGACAAGGCCCTGATCCACCCGACGCTGTCGAAGGTCTACCCGCTCGACGAGACCGGGCAGGCCGCGCTGGACGTGCACACCAACAGCCATCAGGGCAAGGTCGGCGTGCTCACGCTCGCCCCGCGGGAGGGACTCGGCGTCACCGATCCGGAGAAGCGTGCCCGCCACGTGGACGCGATAAACCGCTTCCGTGGGGTCTGA
- a CDS encoding MarR family winged helix-turn-helix transcriptional regulator, with amino-acid sequence MDVRTAPARLRSLPSWLLNQVALPAQRIIAEALGSAGARRQHYSVLSALEEFGPASQAALGRRCGIDRSDMVALVDELAAAGRLERTPDPDDRRRNVIAITDAGREFLATLDRLLAGAQDELLAPLSSHERADLVRLLGAVLVHHSD; translated from the coding sequence GTGGACGTCCGCACCGCCCCTGCCCGGCTCCGCTCGTTGCCCAGCTGGCTGTTGAACCAGGTCGCGCTGCCCGCGCAGCGCATCATCGCCGAGGCGCTGGGTTCTGCGGGCGCGCGGCGGCAGCACTACTCCGTCCTCTCCGCGCTGGAGGAGTTCGGCCCGGCGAGTCAGGCGGCACTCGGCAGGCGGTGCGGGATCGACCGGAGCGACATGGTCGCGCTCGTCGACGAGCTCGCAGCGGCCGGTCGGCTGGAGCGCACGCCCGACCCGGACGATCGTCGCCGCAACGTCATCGCGATCACCGACGCGGGGCGGGAGTTCCTGGCGACCCTCGACCGGCTGCTCGCCGGCGCCCAGGACGAACTACTCGCCCCCCTGTCCTCCCACGAGCGGGCCGATCTGGTCCGGCTCCTCGGTGCCGTTCTCGTCCACCACTCCGATTAA